From the genome of Bifidobacterium asteroides, one region includes:
- a CDS encoding NAD kinase — protein MGARSAVVVTHSRVRASGHLVDEVEEQLRRDGFRVSIFDNIAVPEFGSPSQKVADDTEIVIVLGGDGTILRAAELVKGTEVPILGVNLGHVGFLAEFESFQIGEAIRRVADHDYSIDERMVAHVDLWIPGADRPLSDWALNDMTLERYDRGKMIEVSVRVDDVEMSSFGCDGMIVATPTGSTAYAFSVGGPIVWPDAQSLQMVPIAAHALFARSLIIGPNSQFTLDILGDSQSAGWICNDGRRQRPVPRRSRIVVRQSHDILRLARLSGVPFTRRLVSKFDLPVVGWREQHRPSTAEKGQDQGDPQESNKEH, from the coding sequence ATGGGTGCTCGTAGCGCTGTCGTGGTCACGCACAGCCGGGTTCGGGCAAGCGGCCATCTGGTTGACGAGGTCGAGGAACAGCTGCGCCGGGACGGATTTCGTGTCTCGATTTTCGACAACATCGCCGTCCCGGAATTCGGCAGCCCCAGCCAAAAGGTGGCCGACGACACCGAGATCGTTATCGTTCTGGGCGGCGACGGGACCATTCTAAGGGCTGCAGAGCTGGTCAAGGGTACCGAGGTGCCCATCCTGGGGGTCAATCTGGGTCACGTGGGGTTCCTGGCGGAGTTCGAGAGCTTCCAGATAGGGGAAGCCATTCGGCGGGTGGCCGATCATGACTATTCCATTGACGAGCGCATGGTGGCCCATGTGGACCTGTGGATACCCGGAGCCGATCGGCCACTGAGCGACTGGGCCCTTAACGACATGACCCTGGAACGGTATGATCGGGGCAAGATGATCGAGGTATCGGTCAGAGTAGACGATGTGGAAATGAGCTCCTTCGGCTGCGACGGCATGATTGTGGCTACACCGACCGGATCGACGGCCTACGCTTTTTCGGTGGGCGGGCCTATCGTTTGGCCTGATGCGCAGTCGCTGCAGATGGTGCCCATAGCTGCCCACGCCCTTTTTGCCCGGTCCCTGATCATCGGCCCAAATTCGCAGTTCACCCTGGATATTCTGGGTGATTCCCAGTCGGCTGGCTGGATCTGCAATGACGGGCGCCGTCAGCGGCCCGTGCCCAGGCGGTCCCGCATTGTGGTGCGGCAGTCCCACGACATCCTGAGGCTGGCCAGGCTGTCCGGGGTGCCCTTCACCAGACGGCTGGTCTCCAAGTTTGACCTGCCGGTGGTCGGCTGGAGGGAGCAGCATCGCCCCTCGACGGCTGAGAAGGGGCAGGACCAGGGGGACCCGCAGGAGTCAAACAAGGAGCACTGA
- the pflA gene encoding pyruvate formate-lyase-activating protein: MTETTIFHTTQPHMLKESKVYQSQTLMGGLSGFESPIGLDRHDRMNALRTGDIGFVHSWDINTSVDGPGTRMTVFMSGCPLRCQYCQNPDTWKMRDGQPVYLQAMIDKVARYQDLFKSTGGGITFSGGESMMQAAFVSRVFRAAKEMGVHTCLDTSGFLNRNYTDAMIDDIDLCLLDVKSGDEATYKKVTGGTLAPTIEFGKRLAARGSKIWVRFVLVPGLTDSEENVENVARVCEQFKDAIEHIDVLPFHQLGRPKWHELRIPYQLEDTKGPSAALKDRAKKQLEAHGFVVY; the protein is encoded by the coding sequence ATGACGGAGACCACCATCTTCCATACCACACAGCCGCACATGCTCAAAGAATCCAAGGTCTACCAGAGCCAGACCCTGATGGGCGGCCTTTCGGGGTTCGAATCGCCCATTGGACTGGACCGGCACGACCGCATGAATGCCCTGCGCACGGGCGACATCGGATTTGTTCACTCCTGGGACATCAACACTTCAGTGGACGGGCCTGGCACGAGGATGACCGTCTTCATGAGCGGATGCCCCCTGCGCTGCCAGTACTGCCAGAACCCTGACACTTGGAAGATGCGCGATGGCCAGCCCGTATACCTGCAGGCCATGATCGACAAGGTGGCCCGCTACCAGGATCTCTTCAAGAGCACGGGCGGGGGAATCACCTTCAGCGGTGGCGAGTCCATGATGCAGGCAGCCTTTGTCTCACGCGTTTTTCGAGCCGCCAAGGAGATGGGCGTCCACACCTGCCTGGACACCTCAGGATTCCTCAATCGCAACTACACCGATGCTATGATTGACGATATTGATTTGTGCCTGCTGGATGTCAAATCCGGCGACGAGGCTACCTACAAGAAGGTCACCGGCGGAACGCTGGCCCCCACAATCGAATTTGGCAAGCGTCTGGCTGCCCGTGGCAGCAAGATCTGGGTCCGCTTCGTGCTGGTGCCCGGGCTGACCGACTCCGAGGAGAACGTCGAGAATGTCGCTCGGGTGTGCGAACAGTTCAAGGATGCCATTGAGCATATTGACGTGCTTCCCTTCCATCAGCTTGGACGGCCCAAGTGGCATGAGTTGCGCATTCCCTACCAGCTGGAGGATACCAAAGGTCCCTCTGCGGCTCTGAAAGATCGGGCCAAGAAGCAGCTGGAGGCCCACGGCTTCGTGGTTTACTGA
- the pflB gene encoding formate C-acetyltransferase: MTAVETNTVSPAELQAKAWKGFKGEDWKKDIDVRDFIQKNYTPYTGDESFLAPATDKTKYLWKYLDDNFLAVERKQRVYDVDTHTPAGIDAFPAGYIDGKPAGETQDDVIVGLQTDVPCKRAMMPFGGWRMVEQAIKEAGKEPDPDVKKIFTRYRKTHNDGVFDVYTKRIKLARHNKILTGLPDAYGRGRIIGDYRRVALYGVDELIARKKADKDSIPYRNDFTEEEIEHWIRFREEHAEQIKALKQLLNLGKEYGLDLSRPATNAREAVQWTYMAYLASVKSQDGAAMSIGRLSAFFDVYFERDLAAGLIDETDAQEIIDNIVMKLRIVRFLRTKDYDNIFSGDPYWATWSDAGFGDDGRPMVTKTSFRLLATLTLEHLGPGPEPNITIFWDPKLPEGYKRFCARISIDTSAIQYESDKDIRAHWGDDAAIACCVSPMRVGKQMQFFGARVNSAKALLYAMNGGRDEMTGMQVIDKDVIKPVTPKEDGSLDFQEVKDNYEKALEWLSETYVEALNIIHYMHDKYDYESIEMALHDKEIYRTLGCGMSGLSIAADSLSAIKYAKVYPIYNKDAKGTPEYVEGADDDLIVNYKTVGEFPIYGNDDDRADDLAKWTVSTVMGQIKRLPVYRGAVPTQSILTITSNVEYGKNTGSFPSGHKKGTPYAPGANPENGMDSHGMLPSMFSVGKIDYDDALDGISLTNTITPDGLGRDEDERINNLVGILDAGNGHGLYHANINVLRKEQLEDAVEHPEKYPHLTVRVSGYAVNFVKLTREQQLDVISRTFHQGAVTD, from the coding sequence ATGACAGCAGTTGAGACTAATACCGTCTCTCCCGCAGAGCTGCAAGCCAAGGCTTGGAAGGGCTTCAAGGGCGAGGACTGGAAGAAAGACATCGACGTTCGCGACTTCATCCAAAAGAACTACACCCCGTACACCGGTGATGAATCCTTCCTGGCGCCGGCCACCGACAAGACCAAGTATCTGTGGAAGTATCTGGATGACAATTTCCTTGCCGTAGAGCGCAAGCAGCGCGTCTACGACGTGGACACCCATACTCCGGCGGGCATTGACGCTTTCCCTGCCGGATACATTGACGGCAAGCCTGCCGGCGAGACTCAAGACGATGTGATCGTCGGCCTGCAGACCGACGTGCCCTGCAAGCGTGCGATGATGCCCTTCGGCGGCTGGCGCATGGTTGAGCAGGCCATCAAAGAGGCAGGCAAGGAGCCTGACCCTGATGTCAAGAAGATCTTTACCCGGTATCGCAAGACCCATAACGATGGCGTCTTCGACGTTTATACCAAGAGGATCAAGCTGGCCCGCCACAACAAGATTCTGACCGGTCTGCCCGACGCTTACGGCCGCGGCCGCATCATTGGCGACTACCGTCGTGTGGCCCTGTACGGCGTCGACGAGCTGATTGCCCGCAAGAAGGCTGACAAGGATTCGATTCCTTACCGCAACGACTTCACCGAGGAGGAGATCGAGCATTGGATCCGCTTCCGTGAGGAGCACGCGGAGCAGATCAAGGCTCTGAAGCAGCTGCTGAACCTGGGCAAGGAGTACGGGCTGGATCTGAGCCGTCCTGCCACGAATGCCAGGGAAGCCGTCCAGTGGACCTATATGGCCTACCTGGCCTCGGTCAAGAGCCAGGACGGCGCAGCCATGTCCATCGGCCGCCTGTCCGCTTTCTTCGACGTCTACTTCGAGCGCGATCTGGCCGCTGGCCTGATCGACGAGACCGATGCCCAGGAGATCATCGACAACATCGTGATGAAGCTGCGCATCGTGCGTTTCCTGCGGACCAAGGACTACGACAACATCTTCTCGGGCGACCCCTACTGGGCCACCTGGTCCGATGCCGGCTTCGGCGACGACGGCAGGCCTATGGTCACCAAGACTTCCTTCCGCCTGCTGGCCACCCTGACTTTGGAACACCTTGGACCTGGCCCCGAGCCCAACATCACCATCTTCTGGGATCCGAAGCTGCCCGAGGGCTACAAGCGCTTCTGCGCCCGTATCTCCATCGACACATCCGCCATACAGTACGAGTCCGACAAGGACATTCGCGCCCATTGGGGCGATGACGCGGCCATTGCCTGCTGCGTGTCTCCCATGAGGGTCGGCAAGCAGATGCAGTTCTTCGGCGCCCGCGTCAACTCCGCCAAGGCCCTGCTCTATGCTATGAACGGCGGCCGTGACGAGATGACCGGCATGCAGGTCATCGACAAGGACGTGATCAAGCCTGTCACCCCCAAGGAAGACGGCTCCCTGGACTTCCAAGAGGTCAAGGACAACTACGAGAAGGCCTTGGAGTGGCTGAGCGAGACCTATGTCGAGGCTCTGAACATCATCCACTACATGCATGACAAGTACGACTACGAGTCCATTGAGATGGCCCTGCACGACAAGGAGATCTACCGCACCCTGGGTTGCGGAATGTCGGGCTTGTCAATCGCCGCTGACTCCTTGTCGGCCATCAAGTACGCCAAGGTCTACCCGATCTACAACAAGGATGCCAAGGGCACCCCGGAGTATGTCGAGGGCGCTGACGACGACCTGATCGTCAACTACAAGACCGTAGGCGAGTTCCCGATCTACGGAAACGACGACGATCGCGCTGACGACCTGGCCAAGTGGACCGTGTCCACCGTTATGGGGCAGATCAAGCGTCTGCCCGTCTATCGCGGCGCTGTGCCGACCCAGTCCATCCTGACCATCACTTCCAACGTGGAGTATGGCAAGAACACCGGGTCCTTCCCCTCCGGCCACAAGAAGGGCACCCCGTACGCTCCCGGCGCCAACCCCGAGAACGGCATGGATTCGCACGGCATGCTGCCCTCCATGTTCTCCGTCGGCAAGATCGACTATGACGACGCCCTGGACGGCATCTCGCTGACCAACACGATCACCCCTGACGGCCTGGGCCGCGACGAGGATGAGCGCATCAACAATCTGGTAGGCATCCTGGACGCCGGCAACGGCCATGGGCTCTACCACGCCAACATCAACGTCCTGCGCAAGGAGCAGCTGGAGGATGCCGTCGAGCACCCCGAGAAGTACCCGCACCTGACCGTGCGCGTCTCGGGCTACGCCGTCAATTTCGTCAAGCTGACCCGCGAGCAGCAGCTCGACGTGATCTCCCGCACCTTCCACCAGGGTGCGGTGACCGACTGA
- the clpX gene encoding ATP-dependent Clp protease ATP-binding subunit ClpX, whose amino-acid sequence MGRVVSYNDGLNRCEFCGKNEHQVRRLVKGPSCAICDECIRLCAQIIQEDMAKDAADQRVSLPAPSKIFGYLNRYVIGQEAAKRTLSVAVYNHYKRVNMDLGDRGRVADATFERKDAAPRVQVDKSNILLMGPTGVGKTYLARTLATIMNVPFVIVDATSLTEAGYVGEDVESVLQGLLQAAGGNMDLAQRGIIYIDEIDKIARKSGENTSITRDVSGEGVQQALLKIIEGTRARVPAQGSRRHGDVRTVVMDTANILFICGGAFVGLEEIVRRRLGLRESGFSATQGSDRVPDDGVMSQVRAEDLERFGLLPEFVGRLPVISTLEPLSADELRRVLTEPDNALVNQYRRMFLDDGADLVFTDAALDRVAAIALERKVGARGLRGIIERTLEATMFELPDRTDVSRVVVDADAVDGTGSPQYETGQGLAAVSGRRLA is encoded by the coding sequence ATGGGCCGTGTGGTCAGCTACAATGACGGACTGAATCGCTGCGAGTTCTGCGGCAAGAACGAGCACCAGGTGCGCCGTCTGGTCAAGGGGCCTTCCTGCGCCATCTGCGACGAATGCATACGCCTATGCGCCCAGATCATCCAGGAGGATATGGCCAAGGATGCCGCCGATCAGCGGGTGTCTCTGCCTGCGCCCTCAAAGATATTCGGCTATCTGAACCGGTACGTCATCGGCCAGGAGGCTGCCAAGCGCACCCTTTCGGTGGCTGTCTACAACCACTACAAGCGCGTCAATATGGACTTGGGCGACCGTGGCCGTGTTGCTGACGCTACATTTGAGCGAAAGGATGCAGCTCCACGCGTCCAGGTGGACAAGTCCAACATCCTGCTCATGGGCCCCACCGGCGTGGGCAAGACCTATCTGGCACGAACCTTGGCCACCATCATGAACGTTCCCTTCGTCATTGTGGATGCCACCAGCCTGACCGAGGCGGGGTATGTGGGAGAGGACGTGGAGTCCGTCCTGCAGGGGTTGCTTCAGGCTGCCGGCGGCAACATGGATCTGGCCCAGCGGGGGATTATCTACATCGACGAGATCGATAAGATCGCCAGGAAGTCTGGCGAGAACACTTCCATTACACGTGATGTATCCGGCGAAGGGGTCCAGCAGGCCCTGCTCAAGATTATCGAGGGCACCCGGGCCCGTGTGCCGGCACAGGGTTCGCGGCGGCATGGGGATGTCCGTACTGTCGTCATGGACACGGCCAACATCCTCTTCATTTGCGGCGGCGCCTTCGTCGGCCTTGAGGAGATCGTCCGCCGGCGGCTGGGTCTGCGGGAGAGCGGCTTCTCGGCTACTCAGGGAAGCGATAGAGTGCCCGACGACGGGGTCATGAGCCAGGTCAGGGCTGAGGACTTGGAACGGTTTGGCCTCCTTCCCGAGTTCGTGGGGCGGTTGCCGGTCATTTCCACCTTGGAGCCGCTGAGCGCCGATGAGTTGCGGCGGGTGCTGACCGAACCGGATAATGCCCTGGTCAATCAGTACCGGCGCATGTTCCTGGATGACGGGGCCGATCTGGTCTTCACCGATGCCGCTCTGGACCGTGTTGCTGCCATCGCTCTGGAGCGCAAGGTGGGTGCTCGCGGGCTGCGGGGAATCATCGAGCGCACCCTTGAGGCGACCATGTTCGAGTTGCCCGACAGGACGGATGTCTCCCGTGTTGTGGTGGATGCCGATGCTGTGGATGGGACGGGATCGCCCCAATATGAGACCGGGCAAGGCTTGGCCGCAGTTTCTGGTCGTCGTTTGGCCTAA
- a CDS encoding ATP-dependent Clp protease proteolytic subunit, with protein MEEGEAPTPTDPIFNRLLKDRIIWLGDEVKDANANVICAQMLMLAAEDPKRDIWLYINSPGGSITAGMAIYDTMQLIEPDVATVAVGMAASMGQFLLSSGAKGKRFVTSHARVLMHQPSGGVGGTATDVRINAELIMDMKRTLSQLTAEQTGHTLEEIYRDNEYDHWFTAQQALEYGFVDRIVTTHGTMTADQGK; from the coding sequence ATGGAGGAAGGGGAGGCCCCTACGCCGACCGATCCCATCTTCAACCGACTGCTCAAGGACAGGATCATCTGGCTGGGGGACGAGGTCAAGGACGCCAATGCCAACGTCATCTGTGCACAGATGCTGATGCTGGCGGCCGAGGATCCCAAGAGGGATATCTGGCTCTACATCAATTCGCCTGGCGGCTCCATTACAGCCGGCATGGCCATCTACGACACTATGCAGCTGATCGAGCCTGACGTGGCTACGGTCGCGGTCGGCATGGCGGCCTCCATGGGTCAGTTCCTGCTCTCCAGCGGTGCCAAAGGCAAGCGTTTCGTCACCTCCCATGCGAGGGTGCTCATGCATCAGCCCTCGGGCGGCGTCGGAGGCACGGCTACTGATGTCAGAATCAACGCCGAGCTGATCATGGATATGAAGCGCACGCTCTCCCAGCTGACGGCCGAACAGACCGGACACACCCTGGAAGAGATCTACCGCGACAATGAATATGATCACTGGTTCACGGCCCAGCAGGCCTTGGAATATGGCTTCGTCGACCGGATCGTGACCACCCACGGCACTATGACCGCAGATCAAGGGAAGTGA
- a CDS encoding HRDC domain-containing protein, translated as MTTEPKTQLLSEPAQGVPSVIDDLAGYRRACRMLSQGSGALAADAERASGFRYGHDDYLVQFKRQGAGIFLLDPPALMQAGCDWSEFNKAVDGAQWVIHDSPQDLPGFYALGMRPSSLFDTELAARMLNLGHYGLSAVTAHYLGLTLAKEHSAADWSYRPLPRDWRNYAALDVELLDQMRTRELEDLRHHGKDEWARQEFAWLLEQGKIPKPEPEQPWRHISHINALHNDRRGLAVARSLWTTRDRLARRADIASTLLLPDKAIIEAGRLKPHNNAQFRSIRSLSERVRIHTGGEQDRMFERYAPIQRRIKPSVWKQAILEALSLPTEELPVPPKPRREETNAPKSMQVWRHRHPDRFARLEAARRAVTGVGRRTNTPDEILIKPRYLRNLCWTDQPEKRDVADFLRQEGARPWQVSLLSESLTRAIM; from the coding sequence GTGACCACGGAACCTAAGACGCAGCTGCTTTCAGAGCCCGCCCAGGGTGTGCCGTCGGTCATCGACGATCTTGCCGGATATCGCCGGGCCTGTCGAATGCTGTCCCAGGGGAGCGGTGCGCTGGCAGCGGATGCTGAACGGGCCTCGGGCTTCCGCTATGGCCACGACGACTACCTGGTCCAGTTCAAGCGTCAGGGGGCTGGGATATTCCTGCTGGATCCACCGGCTCTGATGCAGGCGGGCTGTGACTGGTCGGAATTCAATAAGGCTGTTGATGGGGCTCAGTGGGTCATTCATGACTCCCCTCAGGATCTGCCTGGCTTCTATGCATTGGGCATGAGGCCCTCATCGCTTTTCGACACCGAGCTGGCGGCCAGGATGCTCAACCTGGGTCATTACGGCCTGTCTGCAGTGACTGCGCACTATCTGGGGCTGACGCTGGCCAAGGAGCACTCAGCCGCAGACTGGTCCTACCGCCCGCTGCCGCGTGATTGGCGCAATTACGCCGCCTTGGACGTGGAGTTGCTGGATCAGATGCGAACGCGCGAGCTGGAGGACCTGCGCCATCACGGTAAGGATGAGTGGGCTAGGCAGGAATTCGCCTGGCTGCTGGAGCAGGGCAAAATCCCAAAGCCGGAGCCTGAGCAGCCCTGGCGGCATATTTCGCATATCAACGCCCTGCACAACGACCGTCGCGGCCTGGCTGTGGCCCGCTCGCTGTGGACCACTCGAGACCGGCTAGCCCGGCGCGCTGACATCGCTTCGACGCTGCTTCTGCCCGACAAGGCCATCATCGAGGCCGGCAGGCTCAAGCCGCACAACAACGCACAATTTCGGTCCATCCGGTCCCTGAGCGAACGGGTCAGGATTCACACCGGCGGCGAGCAGGACCGCATGTTCGAGCGCTATGCGCCCATCCAGCGCCGGATCAAGCCTTCGGTCTGGAAGCAGGCCATTCTGGAGGCGCTGAGTCTGCCTACCGAGGAGCTTCCGGTGCCTCCCAAGCCGCGGCGTGAGGAGACCAACGCCCCAAAGTCGATGCAGGTCTGGCGGCACCGTCACCCGGACCGGTTCGCTAGGCTGGAGGCGGCGCGCAGGGCGGTGACTGGAGTTGGACGCCGGACCAACACCCCCGACGAGATTCTGATCAAGCCCCGCTACCTGCGCAACCTCTGCTGGACTGACCAACCGGAGAAGCGGGATGTGGCCGACTTCCTGCGTCAGGAGGGTGCCCGCCCTTGGCAGGTTTCGCTCCTGTCAGAGTCTCTGACTCGCGCTATTATGTAA
- the tig gene encoding trigger factor — protein sequence MKISVRNLEPTKVRLTITVDPDELNPYLDQARKEIGKQVTIPGFRKGHVPGPIIDQRMGFASVAGEAVNAGVPELYSKALEEKQLHAMAQPQIDVKDIPSSAGDDTKLKFTAEVEIRPKFELPDIEGMEIEVPKPAITDEDVDKRLDNLRQRFGTLVSVDRPATKGDYANIDLDAVIDGESVDSQQGVSYELGSNTMLDGLDEALDGLSAGEETTFEGTLEAGEHQGEKAQIKVKVNSVKAEELPDLDDDFAKEASEFETLKELREDVRKQCQVDAEGRQATDARDAFIAKLQEGLDIPVPKGIKKSMVTDQLKNTGKDPDKASKDEKAEAEQTVEKELRDQMTLDALAEKLGITVSQADVTNFLASIAQQYGMDPSAFINGIVRNGQLGSAVQEVGRSKGMLAGMRAVTFKDPDGQEVDLSRFLGEDEPETQEEQDESVQAASAAAEVADQLSQDQE from the coding sequence GTGAAAATCAGCGTCAGAAACCTCGAGCCCACCAAGGTCAGGCTCACCATCACCGTCGATCCCGATGAGCTGAACCCCTACCTGGATCAGGCCCGTAAGGAGATCGGCAAGCAGGTGACCATTCCCGGCTTCCGCAAGGGCCATGTGCCCGGACCCATCATCGATCAGCGCATGGGCTTTGCCAGTGTGGCGGGCGAGGCCGTCAACGCCGGCGTGCCCGAGCTTTACTCCAAGGCTCTGGAGGAGAAGCAGCTGCACGCCATGGCACAGCCGCAGATCGATGTCAAGGACATTCCTTCCTCGGCCGGGGATGACACCAAGCTCAAGTTCACTGCTGAGGTGGAGATCCGTCCCAAGTTTGAACTGCCCGACATTGAGGGCATGGAGATTGAGGTCCCCAAGCCTGCTATCACCGACGAGGACGTGGACAAGCGTCTGGACAACCTGCGTCAGCGCTTCGGCACCTTGGTCAGCGTGGATCGTCCCGCCACCAAGGGTGACTATGCCAACATCGATCTGGATGCCGTCATTGACGGCGAGTCCGTGGACTCCCAGCAGGGGGTCAGCTACGAGCTGGGCTCCAACACCATGCTGGATGGTCTGGATGAGGCCTTGGACGGGCTGTCCGCCGGGGAAGAGACCACCTTCGAGGGCACTCTGGAGGCCGGCGAGCATCAGGGCGAGAAAGCCCAGATCAAGGTTAAGGTCAACTCGGTCAAGGCCGAGGAGCTGCCCGACCTGGACGACGATTTCGCCAAGGAGGCCTCGGAGTTCGAGACCCTGAAGGAGCTGCGCGAGGATGTGCGCAAGCAGTGCCAGGTGGATGCCGAGGGTCGGCAGGCCACTGACGCCCGCGATGCCTTCATTGCCAAGCTCCAGGAGGGCTTGGACATCCCGGTGCCCAAGGGCATCAAGAAGTCCATGGTGACGGATCAGCTCAAGAACACCGGCAAGGATCCCGACAAGGCCAGCAAGGACGAGAAGGCCGAGGCCGAGCAGACCGTGGAGAAGGAACTGCGCGACCAGATGACCTTGGACGCCCTGGCTGAAAAGCTGGGTATCACGGTCAGCCAGGCCGACGTGACCAACTTCCTGGCCTCCATCGCCCAGCAGTACGGCATGGACCCCAGCGCCTTCATCAACGGCATCGTCCGCAACGGCCAGCTGGGTTCGGCTGTGCAGGAGGTCGGCCGCTCCAAGGGCATGCTGGCTGGCATGCGGGCCGTCACCTTCAAGGATCCCGATGGCCAGGAGGTGGACCTGAGCCGCTTCTTGGGCGAGGATGAGCCCGAGACCCAGGAGGAGCAGGACGAGAGCGTCCAGGCTGCCTCCGCTGCGGCTGAAGTGGCCGACCAGCTCTCCCAGGATCAGGAGTAG
- a CDS encoding ATP-dependent Clp protease proteolytic subunit — protein MASEEAQFVARARRLAGPRGLAAMPADRYVLPQFEERTPYGYKRQDPYTRLFDDRIIFMGVQVDDTSSDDIMAQLLVLESQDPNRDVIIYINSPGGSMTAMTAIYDTMQYIKPDVQTVCLGQAASAAAVLLAAGTKGKRLILPNARVLIHQPAMEQDFGKATEIEIQAKEMLRMRTWLEETLAKHTGQDVEKIRKDIEVDTILTAQQAKDYGMVDEVLEHRN, from the coding sequence ATGGCATCTGAAGAAGCGCAATTCGTAGCACGGGCCCGTCGACTGGCTGGCCCTCGCGGCCTGGCCGCCATGCCTGCCGACCGCTATGTGCTGCCGCAGTTCGAGGAGCGCACCCCTTACGGCTACAAGCGCCAGGACCCCTACACCAGGCTTTTTGATGACAGGATCATCTTCATGGGCGTCCAGGTGGATGACACCTCATCGGACGACATCATGGCCCAGCTGTTGGTTCTGGAGAGCCAGGATCCCAACCGCGATGTGATCATCTACATCAACTCGCCGGGGGGATCCATGACGGCCATGACCGCCATCTATGACACCATGCAGTACATCAAGCCCGATGTGCAGACTGTCTGCCTGGGCCAGGCTGCCTCGGCTGCTGCTGTTCTTCTGGCGGCCGGCACCAAGGGCAAGCGTCTGATTCTGCCCAACGCCCGTGTGCTCATTCACCAGCCGGCCATGGAGCAGGACTTCGGCAAGGCCACCGAGATTGAGATCCAGGCCAAGGAAATGCTGCGTATGCGCACCTGGCTGGAGGAGACCCTGGCCAAGCACACCGGTCAGGATGTGGAAAAGATCCGAAAGGACATCGAGGTGGACACCATTCTGACCGCCCAGCAGGCCAAGGATTACGGAATGGTGGACGAGGTCCTGGAGCACCGCAATTAG